The window GGTCGCTTCCCTCAGTGCCTTGCCCAGGTTGCTTGCCCTGAGATGACTATTGCGCCCCGAGGCTACTGACAGGCTTCGCACGGGTCGCGAATGGGCGGTAGAATCGGAAGGCGAAGATGATCCACCTGCTCGGGCACATGGCTCCCATTCGATCGAGTCGGCTGGGCCGGGGGCTCGTGTGGGCCCTCATACTCGGCGTCATCGCGCTGTTCTCGTTTCTGCCTTTCGGCCAGCCCGTGGTCGCGTCACCCCTCCGGGCGACCGGCCTCCAGGCACCGGCCGTCCAGGTGCAGATGCCGAGCGACCTCGACGCCCACACTCACCTGGTCTACGTCCAGCGGGACGGCGGGGAAACGTCCTACGGGGCGGCCGAAAATCCCCACCATGTATTCGGTTACCGGAACAAGGCCGACGGCGATCTGCATGGGTTGCCGTCGTTCGAGCATGAACTCTTCGCCGGCCTCCGTGCCTGTGCGTCGCTTCGCCCTGCCAGCGCACGCCATGTAGCGCTTGCAGCCCAGCAACGACTTCACCTCAGATCGCCTCCCTTCGCCCGTTGAGGCCGGTCAGCAACCAGCCGGGCCCTCTCGCCCCTAAGGCGTGATCTCCCGGTGACGCCCTGCCGGCCGGCGGTGCTCACATACTCGGCCGACTGGCCGTCCGGGGAGGGTTACGCATGCCGGAAGTCGTCGCCAGGCAAGCTCTGGCGTCATTCGTGATCTTCTCCTGTATCGGGGTGGGAGTCCTGGTGCTCGTCACCCTGGGGCCGTCGCTGGCTCGGAAAATCCTGGAGCATCCCTCGGGCTTGACTCGTCGGCTGATCCGGGTCGTGACGCTGGTCCTTTCTCTGTTCATCGTGGCAGTCGCCTTGGCGGTCTCCAGGGGGCTCCTGGGTATCGCCGGCCCCTGGAGAATCGTGGTCTCGCTTGTCCTGCCATCCTTCCTTCTGACCTTCGCGGCCCTCGCGCTGATCTGGGCGGGGGCCGTCGGCCAGGCCGTGCCGGTCCTGGCACCCTGGCCGCTCAGGGCGCTGGCGGCGGCGGCCACCGGGTTGGCTGCCTGGCTTACGTTGGGGATGGATTGCCCGGGCCCTGTGTGCCTCGAAGGACAGGCGGTCGCACTGGCTGGCATCGTCCTGGTCGTTCACCGTGGCCGCCAAAGAAATCCAGGGCCACCAAAGACCCAGCATCGAAGAGCCAGCCCACAGCCTGGCTTCGCGTCGGACCGACCCGAGCTTGAGAGACCTGGCTGATCCCCCATGGTGCCGGCGCGATCGATAATCGTGTCTCGTGAGGAGAGGGATGAAGCGGGTGCGGCCCGCCTGGTGTGGCTGGAGGCAGTGCAAACCGATGAAACGACTGGTTCTGGCTTTCGACGGCTCGGAGGGGTCCATGGGAGCCGTCACGGCGCTTTCGCACCTGGATCTCGCGGCGTGGACCGTCGAGCTTGTCACGGTCGTGCCGACGGGAGAATGGCCATCGCGCCAGGTCGCGAAACGTCGCACGCACGTGCAGCGAACCCTGGAACGCCGGGGGGCGCAAGTGTCTCCTCGACTCTTGGAGGGCGAACCTGCGGCCGCGGTCCTCGAAGTGGCCGACCAAGTGAACGCCGACCTGATCGTCCTGGGACCCCGCCGCATCCCCTCCCTGCTGGAGCGCGTCTTCGGCACCGTTTCGCGGGCCGTGATCCGGCGGGCGAGGTGTTGCGTGATGGTCGGCCGACTCACGCTCGCCAAGGAGAGCGCCCTCCTGGTCATCGGGGACGAGGGAGACGTCCGGGCTTTCGGCTCGTGGTGGCCCAGGCTGCCTATCCCCTCGCAGATGGCTCTCGCCATGCAGATCGTGGTGCCGGAGCCCGCTTCGGTGGACGTGGAGGTCCCTGCGCAGATCCTCCACACCGATGCCAGGTCGATCGAGCGGTATCGAGCGGCAGCCCGGGCCTCGTCCAGGTCCGCCATCGAACAGTCGATGCGACGCGTGGTTGGCCCGGCAACGACGTTGACGGCCGACCCCTCAGATTATTCCGACCGGGTTGCGGCCATAATTTCTGCCGAGCGGCTCGCGGCCGCCGAACTCATCCTCTTGCGAAACAGCCGTGGCGGGGATCTTGAACTTCTGGCCGCGCAGTCCGGAGCCTCGCTGATCCTGCTGCCTTGACATTCGGCCGCTGGCCGATCGCGACACTCGTATGTAGAATTGTAAAAGCAACGATGCGCTGGGTTCCCTCCCTCAGACCCTCTCGCCGGCAGAGCCGGGCGGGACGCATCCTCGTATACGTGCTCGTCATGCACGTGCTGGCGCTGTTCTCGATCATGCCGTTCGGTCAGCCGGCGATCGCCGCTCCGGCGCCTGCAATCCAGGTCCAGGATGTATCGGACCCCGGCGCCGTGCTCGCCGAAGAGGTGGAACTTCTTGCGGAGCCAGGCGACCAGGTGCGGGCGTATGCGCCCGAATCGACCTTGGGCTCGGTCACGGGCTCCCACCGGGTGTTCGGCAACAGGCATCAAGCGGATCTGGACCAGATCGAGGCCGGTATGGCGCAGATCTCGCTGTTCGTGGGGCTGCGTGCCTGCGCCTCCCTGCCTGCCGCAAGTGCCAGGCGGGTATACCTCCCACCCCACCGACCATACTTCCTGAGAGCCCCTCCTACCGGCGCCTAGCGCCGGTCTACGCCCATCTGGCCCCGACGACGCCCTCCAAAGGGAGGTAGCGCGAAACGGCCGCCTGAGGCTCCGTCCGGCGCTCCAAGCCGCCGCAACCGGCCATCTGGCCGTCCAAGAGGAGCTTCAAATGCCAACCCCTATCAGCGGGCAGCGTTTTGCCCGAATCATCCTCTTCACCTACCTGGCTTCGGCCGCCTGGGTCTTTGCCAGCACCTCTCCGTCCTTCTCGTGGCCCGGTTCCGGGCACCTGTCGGCCCCGGACCACCGCTCTCTGGCAGCTGCTGGCGTCGCGGTCCTGGTGATGCTTGCGCTCCGCAGGCTCCGCCCGGTCCGGCTGCTCCCCCTGGCGCCCTGCGACGCCGGTCGCCGGGAGGAGGTGTGAGATGGCTGACCGTAACGACAAGCCCGCCGCGGCCTCGCTTCCGGAAAACGCGCCCCCACCCGAGATCAAGTACCACGTGATGCGTCGCAAGACGCTCTACTTCGTGATCTCCGGCATCCTGATGATCCCCGCCATCGCCGCCATCATCCTGTGCATCGTGAAGTTCGGGACGCCGGTGAAGCTCGGCATCGACTTCCAGGGCGGGTCCCTGATGCAGGTGCGGTTCGAGCGCCCAGTGAAGGCCGACGAGTTCCGAACCGCCCTGGCAAAGGTCAGGGTCGACGGCCACAAGATCGAGGGGGAAATCCAGGACGTCATCGAGACTGCCCAGCGGACGGCAACCGGGGGAGCAGAAGTCGGCAGCTCGCTGATCCTGCGGACCCACGAACTCAAACCCAAAGAGATCGACCAGTTGAAATCTCGACTCGCCGATCCCGCCCTCGGTCTCGGCGCCTTCACGACCGAACGGGTCG of the Candidatus Tanganyikabacteria bacterium genome contains:
- a CDS encoding universal stress protein translates to MKRLVLAFDGSEGSMGAVTALSHLDLAAWTVELVTVVPTGEWPSRQVAKRRTHVQRTLERRGAQVSPRLLEGEPAAAVLEVADQVNADLIVLGPRRIPSLLERVFGTVSRAVIRRARCCVMVGRLTLAKESALLVIGDEGDVRAFGSWWPRLPIPSQMALAMQIVVPEPASVDVEVPAQILHTDARSIERYRAAARASSRSAIEQSMRRVVGPATTLTADPSDYSDRVAAIISAERLAAAELILLRNSRGGDLELLAAQSGASLILLP